The following proteins come from a genomic window of Pyxidicoccus sp. MSG2:
- a CDS encoding serine/threonine-protein kinase — protein MLEQRGRGAYGAVYRAIGTERARSPVVALKLALHPRDGRFAREVELLSRIRHPNVPRLVGHGEWRDPAGTAYPYLAMEWVEGTSLYDWAREHRPSSRQVLSRLASLARALEATLAVGGVHRDVKGDNILVRKADGQVFLTDFGSGHYAGATTLTWPPFPPGTPAYRSPGAWRTVMRPAPVPPPRPTRPGRPMTSSHWASPPTGWSPGNTLPSHGWLTRGLASPTWRIRSPALRVSSTNAAARS, from the coding sequence GTGCTGGAACAGCGTGGACGCGGTGCCTACGGCGCCGTCTATCGTGCCATCGGGACGGAGCGCGCCAGGAGTCCCGTGGTGGCCCTCAAGCTGGCCCTGCATCCCCGGGATGGACGCTTCGCGCGAGAGGTGGAGCTGCTCTCCCGCATCCGCCATCCGAACGTCCCTCGCCTCGTGGGGCACGGGGAATGGCGGGACCCGGCGGGCACTGCCTACCCATACCTCGCCATGGAGTGGGTGGAAGGCACGTCTCTCTATGACTGGGCGAGGGAGCACCGGCCCTCCTCCCGCCAGGTGCTCTCGCGCCTCGCCAGCCTCGCACGTGCGCTGGAGGCCACGCTGGCAGTGGGCGGCGTGCACAGAGACGTGAAGGGCGACAACATCCTCGTGAGGAAGGCCGATGGCCAGGTCTTCCTCACCGACTTCGGCTCCGGCCACTACGCGGGCGCCACCACGTTGACCTGGCCCCCCTTCCCTCCCGGAACGCCGGCCTACCGCTCGCCGGGGGCATGGCGCACCGTGATGCGCCCCGCCCCTGTGCCCCCGCCGCGCCCTACGCGCCCGGGCCGGCCGATGACGTCTTCGCACTGGGCGTCACCGCCTACCGGCTGGTCACCAGGGAATACCCTCCCGAGCCATGGCTGGCTGACGAGGGGACTCGCCTCTCCAACCTGGAGGATTCGGAGCCCTGCGCTCCGCGTGTCCTCAACAAATGCTGCTGCGCGGAGTTGA
- a CDS encoding serine hydrolase domain-containing protein — protein sequence MLDSTNGTGVQGHVEDGWGKVADVFRANFEGTPGEVGAACCVYVDGRPVVDLRGGLADREANRPWNEDTIALVASTTKGATAICAHLLAQRGELDLDAPVVKYWPEFGAAGKEHIPVRWLLSHQAGLPIVDGPLTFEDACAWHPVIRSLEAQKPEWQPGTEHVYHSMTFGFLVGEVVRRITGRSLGTFFADEVAAPLGLSAWIGLPEAQEGRVARIGYAAPFTLEEMTAGMIETTGLDRDTVIAWMNAVWGPDSVQARAGQLGGAFDHTSGYMNTRAFRAAEFPFGNMFSDARSLARMYAATVSEVDGVRLLNPATVEKMTVVHTDKTKMNGLPPGLDVPANRSFYMSLGFWRACPPMPFVGPGSFGHPGSGGSVAFADPDAGVGFGYVTNLWSFRIGEPRASNLAAAVTACLGSRR from the coding sequence ATGTTGGATTCGACCAACGGAACCGGAGTGCAGGGACACGTCGAGGATGGCTGGGGGAAGGTGGCCGATGTCTTCCGGGCGAACTTCGAAGGGACCCCCGGCGAGGTCGGCGCGGCGTGCTGCGTCTACGTGGACGGCCGTCCCGTCGTCGACCTGCGGGGCGGCCTCGCCGATCGCGAGGCGAACCGTCCGTGGAACGAGGACACCATCGCGTTGGTCGCATCCACGACCAAAGGTGCTACCGCGATCTGCGCCCATCTGCTGGCACAGCGCGGCGAGCTCGATCTGGACGCCCCGGTGGTCAAGTACTGGCCGGAGTTCGGCGCTGCCGGCAAGGAGCATATCCCGGTGCGCTGGCTGCTCTCACACCAGGCCGGTCTGCCGATCGTCGACGGTCCGCTGACCTTCGAGGACGCCTGCGCCTGGCATCCGGTCATCCGGTCACTCGAGGCGCAGAAGCCGGAGTGGCAGCCGGGCACCGAGCACGTCTACCACAGCATGACCTTCGGGTTCCTGGTCGGGGAGGTCGTGCGGCGAATCACCGGTAGGTCGCTCGGCACCTTCTTCGCCGACGAGGTCGCTGCCCCGCTCGGGCTGAGCGCATGGATCGGGCTGCCCGAGGCGCAAGAGGGACGGGTGGCGCGGATCGGGTACGCCGCTCCGTTCACGTTGGAGGAGATGACCGCCGGGATGATCGAGACCACCGGCCTCGATAGGGACACGGTCATCGCCTGGATGAACGCCGTGTGGGGCCCGGACTCCGTGCAGGCCCGCGCCGGCCAGCTCGGCGGCGCCTTCGATCACACCAGCGGCTACATGAACACGCGTGCCTTCCGCGCTGCTGAGTTCCCCTTCGGGAACATGTTCTCGGACGCTCGCTCGCTGGCGCGGATGTATGCGGCCACGGTGAGCGAGGTCGACGGCGTGCGGCTGCTGAATCCGGCGACGGTCGAGAAGATGACCGTCGTCCACACCGACAAGACGAAGATGAACGGGCTGCCGCCAGGACTGGACGTTCCGGCCAACCGCTCCTTCTACATGTCGCTCGGGTTCTGGCGAGCCTGCCCGCCGATGCCCTTTGTCGGGCCCGGGTCGTTCGGCCACCCCGGCTCCGGCGGATCGGTCGCCTTCGCCGACCCCGATGCCGGTGTCGGCTTCGGCTACGTCACGAACCTCTGGTCATTCCGGATCGGCGAACCGCGAGCGTCGAACCTGGCCGCGGCGGTCACGGCCTGCCTCGGGTCTCGACGTTGA
- a CDS encoding DUF1048 domain-containing protein — protein sequence MFISKFISKVIGEKGQWRQYKARTKQLPASYRTAVEALERYLMYFGTGGDGTAIYADLVDLFEQSAANRTPIRQIVGEDPVEFIETFVRNYPKGQWIIRERERLTTAIERAEQEEATGV from the coding sequence ATGTTCATCTCAAAGTTCATCTCGAAGGTGATCGGCGAGAAGGGGCAGTGGCGGCAGTACAAGGCGCGCACGAAACAACTTCCCGCGAGCTATCGCACGGCGGTCGAAGCGCTGGAGCGGTACCTGATGTACTTCGGAACGGGGGGCGACGGGACTGCGATCTACGCGGACCTCGTCGACCTGTTCGAACAGAGCGCGGCGAACCGGACCCCGATCCGCCAGATCGTCGGGGAAGACCCCGTGGAGTTCATCGAGACGTTCGTCCGGAACTACCCGAAGGGTCAGTGGATCATCCGGGAGCGGGAACGGCTGACCACCGCCATCGAGCGCGCCGAACAAGAAGAAGCGACGGGCGTCTGA
- a CDS encoding PadR family transcriptional regulator — MGKQMTEMLKGTLEGIVLAILSVQSAYGYEITARLREMGFSDIAEGTIYALLVRIEQRGLVGVEKVPSEKGPPRKVYSLNTQGREYLEEFWMTWSFLVERLQQLREGGS, encoded by the coding sequence GTGGGCAAGCAGATGACGGAGATGCTCAAGGGCACGCTGGAGGGCATCGTCCTGGCGATCCTGTCCGTGCAGTCGGCGTACGGCTACGAGATCACTGCGCGGTTGCGAGAGATGGGCTTCTCCGACATCGCCGAGGGCACCATCTATGCACTGCTCGTCAGGATCGAGCAGCGCGGCCTGGTCGGCGTGGAGAAGGTCCCGTCCGAGAAGGGGCCGCCGCGCAAGGTGTACTCGCTCAACACTCAGGGGCGGGAATACCTCGAAGAGTTCTGGATGACTTGGAGCTTCCTCGTTGAACGGCTCCAACAGCTCCGTGAAGGAGGCAGCTGA
- a CDS encoding class I SAM-dependent methyltransferase, which produces MDVTNPPDDEQTRLWNGLAGRAWVEEQELLDPLFQPFEDLLVEAVSAESGGRVLDVGCGTGSTTLAVSRRLGAKGRCVGIDISEPMLAAARARAEREGTPASFIRANAQVHAFEPASFDLLISRFGVMFFDDPVRAFANLRRAARHGAELRFIAWRSPAENPFMTTAERAAAPLLPNLPARRPGAPGQFAFADPGRVSSILEESGWAEVDIQPIDVACTLPEKELVRYLTRLGPVGLLLQAADERTRTQVIETVRAAFEPYVHGAEVRFTAACWRVSARAPSASAAPKEVASS; this is translated from the coding sequence ATGGATGTCACGAACCCGCCCGATGACGAGCAGACACGGCTTTGGAACGGCCTCGCCGGACGCGCCTGGGTCGAGGAACAGGAGTTGCTCGACCCGCTGTTCCAGCCGTTCGAAGACCTGCTCGTCGAAGCGGTTTCCGCCGAATCCGGAGGGCGGGTGCTCGACGTCGGCTGCGGCACGGGCAGCACCACCCTCGCCGTCTCGCGGCGGCTCGGGGCGAAGGGCCGCTGCGTCGGCATCGACATTTCGGAGCCGATGCTCGCCGCCGCCCGGGCCCGCGCCGAACGGGAAGGCACGCCGGCAAGCTTCATCCGCGCCAACGCGCAGGTCCACGCGTTCGAGCCTGCAAGCTTCGACCTGCTCATCTCGCGCTTCGGCGTCATGTTCTTCGACGACCCCGTCCGGGCTTTTGCGAACCTGCGACGTGCCGCAAGGCACGGCGCCGAGCTCCGGTTCATCGCCTGGCGGAGCCCCGCGGAAAATCCGTTCATGACCACAGCCGAGCGCGCCGCGGCACCGCTCCTGCCGAACCTCCCGGCCCGCCGTCCGGGGGCACCGGGGCAGTTCGCCTTCGCGGACCCGGGCCGGGTCTCCTCCATCCTGGAGGAGAGCGGCTGGGCCGAGGTCGATATCCAACCGATTGATGTCGCCTGCACCCTGCCCGAGAAGGAGCTGGTCCGTTATCTGACCCGGCTCGGTCCCGTCGGCCTGCTGCTTCAGGCAGCGGACGAACGGACTCGCACGCAGGTCATCGAAACGGTCCGTGCCGCCTTCGAGCCCTATGTGCACGGAGCTGAAGTCCGCTTCACCGCCGCCTGCTGGAGGGTCAGCGCTCGGGCGCCGTCTGCGTCAGCCGCGCCGAAAGAGGTCGCGAGTTCCTGA
- a CDS encoding helix-turn-helix domain-containing protein, producing the protein MEDLDITEVAKRSGVPASTLRFYEEKGLIASIGRRGLRRLFEPGVLERLALIALARAAGFSLEEIALMFAPDGRPRIDRKMLAAKADELDKTLRELTAMRDGLRHAAACSAPSHMECPTFRRLLRDAASGAMGARSKKAPRPPRIRNGR; encoded by the coding sequence ATGGAAGACCTGGACATCACCGAGGTGGCGAAGCGGTCCGGCGTTCCTGCCTCGACGCTGCGGTTCTATGAGGAGAAGGGGCTGATTGCCTCCATCGGCAGGCGGGGCCTGCGCCGTCTGTTCGAGCCGGGCGTGCTGGAACGGCTGGCGTTGATTGCGCTGGCGCGCGCCGCCGGCTTCTCGCTCGAGGAGATTGCGCTCATGTTCGCCCCGGACGGGCGGCCGCGCATCGACCGGAAGATGCTCGCGGCCAAGGCGGATGAGCTCGACAAGACGCTCCGCGAGCTCACCGCCATGCGCGACGGCCTCCGGCACGCGGCTGCCTGTTCCGCGCCGAGCCACATGGAATGCCCCACCTTCCGCCGCCTCCTGCGGGACGCGGCGTCTGGAGCGATGGGCGCGCGAAGCAAGAAGGCTCCGCGCCCGCCGCGGATCCGGAATGGGCGATGA
- a CDS encoding SDR family oxidoreductase: MRVFVTGATGFIGSAIVRELHTAGHQVLGLARSDKAAELLARAGVEVHRGELSDLDSLTAAARACDGVIHTAFIHDFSQYLANAEIDRKAVEAMAGALEGSNKPIVVTSGTAGHPPGRTSTEKDAPRDPAGPRAASEVAVLKTAGRGVRASVVRLPPSVHGQGDHGFVPALIDIARRTGIAAFVGDGANHWPAVHRLDAARLFRLALEKAAPGSTFHGVAEEGIPMRAIAETIGQGLGLPVRGISADEASAHFDWMARFVQLDILTSSAITQAGLGWSPREAGLLTDMRESGYFS, encoded by the coding sequence ATGCGGGTATTTGTAACGGGAGCAACAGGCTTCATCGGCTCGGCGATTGTTCGCGAGCTCCACACCGCCGGGCATCAGGTGCTCGGGCTGGCGCGCAGCGACAAGGCCGCCGAGCTGCTGGCGCGCGCGGGGGTCGAAGTGCACCGTGGCGAGCTGTCCGACCTCGACAGCCTCACCGCCGCCGCCCGGGCGTGCGACGGCGTCATCCACACCGCCTTCATCCACGACTTCTCCCAGTACCTGGCCAACGCGGAGATTGACCGGAAAGCAGTGGAGGCCATGGCGGGCGCACTGGAGGGCTCCAACAAGCCCATCGTCGTGACGTCCGGCACCGCGGGGCACCCGCCCGGCCGCACCAGCACGGAGAAGGATGCGCCCCGAGACCCGGCCGGCCCCCGCGCCGCGTCCGAGGTGGCGGTGCTGAAGACCGCCGGCCGCGGCGTGCGGGCCAGTGTCGTGCGGCTTCCACCCTCCGTCCACGGCCAGGGCGACCACGGCTTCGTGCCCGCGCTCATCGACATCGCCCGGCGGACGGGCATCGCCGCCTTCGTTGGCGACGGTGCCAACCACTGGCCGGCGGTTCACCGGCTCGACGCGGCGCGCCTGTTCCGGCTGGCCCTGGAGAAGGCGGCGCCCGGCTCGACGTTCCATGGCGTGGCCGAGGAGGGCATCCCCATGCGCGCCATCGCGGAGACCATCGGCCAGGGGCTCGGCCTCCCCGTGCGCGGCATCAGCGCGGACGAAGCCTCCGCGCACTTCGACTGGATGGCGCGCTTCGTCCAGCTCGACATCCTGACGTCCAGCGCCATCACCCAGGCGGGGTTGGGATGGAGCCCGCGGGAAGCCGGGCTGCTGACCGACATGCGGGAGAGCGGGTACTTCTCGTAG
- a CDS encoding helix-turn-helix transcriptional regulator — MKTSSSSCERVIPLLSGAEKSGAYTGMTANSLPKPAVSLGSFLRERRSRLQPEPGSERRRRTPGLRREEVATRAGVSVTWYTWLEQGRGGPPSEEVLERLARALELDPASRELLFLIAQQRPPPLVPAPLPAVPAALQRVLDGLPTSPAIVKTPTWDIVAWNKAATAVLTDYAALPVQERNVLRRLFGNPASRASLPDWEDNARFAVAVFRIDVARAGGSAEADALTAELQATSADFRRLWADTDVQSHGVGVKRIRHPRAGLLHLEYSAFAVDGAEGLTMIVFTPASAADVRSVEAVLAHDTHGGRSST, encoded by the coding sequence ATGAAGACCTCCTCATCGTCTTGCGAGCGGGTTATCCCCCTGCTTTCCGGAGCGGAAAAGTCGGGAGCGTATACGGGTATGACAGCTAACAGCCTGCCGAAGCCGGCTGTGTCCCTGGGCAGCTTCCTGCGCGAGCGCCGGTCGCGCCTGCAGCCGGAGCCGGGCAGCGAGCGCCGTCGCCGAACGCCGGGGCTGAGGCGGGAGGAGGTCGCGACGCGGGCAGGCGTCAGCGTCACCTGGTACACGTGGCTCGAACAGGGACGCGGCGGCCCGCCGTCCGAAGAGGTGCTGGAGCGGCTCGCTCGCGCCTTGGAGCTCGACCCTGCCAGCCGCGAGCTCCTCTTCCTCATCGCCCAGCAGCGGCCGCCGCCGCTCGTCCCGGCTCCGTTGCCCGCCGTCCCTGCGGCCTTGCAGCGCGTGCTCGACGGCCTGCCGACCAGCCCCGCCATCGTGAAGACGCCGACGTGGGACATCGTCGCCTGGAACAAGGCGGCAACCGCGGTGCTGACCGACTATGCCGCCCTGCCAGTCCAGGAGCGCAACGTGCTGCGAAGGCTGTTCGGGAATCCGGCCTCGCGGGCGTCGCTGCCCGACTGGGAGGACAATGCGCGCTTCGCCGTCGCGGTCTTCCGCATCGACGTCGCGCGCGCGGGCGGGAGTGCTGAAGCCGATGCGCTGACGGCCGAGCTCCAGGCAACCAGCGCCGACTTCCGCCGACTCTGGGCCGACACCGACGTGCAGAGCCACGGAGTCGGCGTGAAGCGTATCAGGCATCCCCGGGCCGGATTGCTCCACCTCGAGTACTCGGCCTTCGCTGTCGATGGGGCGGAAGGGCTGACCATGATTGTCTTCACACCCGCATCGGCGGCTGACGTGCGAAGCGTGGAAGCAGTGCTTGCGCACGACACCCACGGTGGACGCTCGAGCACCTGA
- a CDS encoding PPC domain-containing protein, with protein MSGAAGSVTYFYVNLPAGLQEVSFALTGGTGNANMSVKRGEVPTNTVYDCNPRSSGNEEKCNVQAPLADTWSVKLEGTAEYANAKLVVYFNQPMPLFANTNYFHYSNKPTMFFVDVPAGKGRLEIDSSGSSTVKARLGSRPTDTLYDCSGTCDIFKPGAGRYYILMSNNTSGNQILPWVTGSVKPTVALTNGQTVTGISLARDDLAYYTLTVPTGQARLTVEVPSVIRSLYVQRGDPFPSGSSSAVDCLASVSSGPASCTFDNPQAGTWYLVLRADNAFSNLSLTARVVATTGTGTATPLQNSQQVTGLSGSPAEDRYYSLTVPEGMPVLNVRTTQGTGLAEMFVQHGTPPTRGQGTACGTGCKFPNPAAGTWYILVRGFTTFSGLSFSAGYPSVLTLVPGQPVLYGSNAPYYTFDIPEGQTEANITLTTDYNNWVIVKQGSWSTDFSDGCRSPCRLFRPQAGRYYVTVYYTTGIVYGTLAGWYGGGPVASLTDGAPETFTAGAQREFRYWRIDVPAGQSQLRVDHAFQRGTQTRLYVRYGDVPATFQYTCQAASWTYNNVPPGQTCVIDNPQEGAWYVLVASESALDGTVRATTSSGIPLMAPGYEEQPFSGAPGQERVWKVEVPAGLSDFRVMLSGGYGNADLYVKYGEAPGTTYDCASTRPNNEENCEFAQPQPGTWYVAVRGTETFSQARLLTTFASTPGEGVRALASGENVVALAGNPGSVQYFKVEVPEGKNRLVVGMSGGRGNADLAVSRGVRPTLTAADCRSQDLTSLEVCVFENPAPGTWLIRVDGKTDFKDVVLTARYSLTNEVIPMTIGTPVPNLYIGPNEALLFSVSIPSSADFVRVDVQSGANPPTDVRFADMTYNNVFTCNTSGRFTQCRDNFLSSSPGQRRISVKSKTPATASWGNMVTISDGIDGWNDDTTFAALMNGVAVTELTGNGQFKIKVPAGATKLTITTRGPTGTSSDPGQLSLYVKGLKPASSSQYTCASTVTGISQGCSWTNPTAGTWYLATYWTSGSYDVKATFE; from the coding sequence GTGTCCGGGGCCGCGGGCTCGGTGACGTACTTCTACGTCAACCTTCCCGCCGGTCTCCAGGAAGTGTCCTTCGCGCTGACGGGAGGAACCGGCAACGCGAACATGTCCGTCAAGCGCGGCGAGGTTCCCACCAACACCGTCTACGACTGCAACCCACGGTCCTCCGGCAACGAGGAGAAGTGCAACGTGCAGGCACCGCTCGCCGACACCTGGAGCGTGAAGCTCGAAGGGACGGCGGAGTACGCCAACGCGAAGCTGGTCGTCTATTTCAACCAGCCCATGCCGCTCTTTGCGAACACCAACTACTTCCACTACTCCAACAAGCCGACGATGTTCTTCGTCGACGTCCCGGCGGGAAAGGGCCGGCTCGAAATCGATTCCTCGGGTAGCAGCACGGTGAAGGCGAGGTTGGGTTCCCGCCCCACCGACACCCTCTACGATTGCAGCGGCACCTGCGACATCTTCAAGCCCGGGGCGGGCCGGTACTACATCCTGATGTCGAACAACACGTCGGGGAACCAGATCCTCCCCTGGGTGACCGGGAGCGTGAAGCCCACCGTGGCACTCACGAATGGACAGACGGTGACGGGCATCAGCCTGGCGCGGGATGACCTGGCCTACTACACCCTCACTGTTCCCACGGGGCAGGCCCGGCTCACGGTGGAGGTCCCGTCCGTGATTCGCTCTCTCTACGTCCAGCGCGGGGACCCCTTCCCCAGCGGCAGTAGCAGCGCGGTGGACTGTCTCGCCAGTGTTTCGAGCGGCCCCGCTTCGTGCACGTTCGACAATCCGCAAGCGGGGACGTGGTACCTGGTGCTCCGGGCGGACAATGCCTTCTCGAACCTGAGCCTGACGGCTCGCGTGGTCGCCACCACGGGCACCGGAACGGCGACGCCCCTGCAGAACTCCCAGCAGGTGACCGGGCTGTCCGGCAGCCCGGCCGAGGACCGCTACTACTCCCTCACTGTTCCCGAGGGCATGCCGGTCCTGAACGTCCGGACGACCCAGGGAACGGGCCTTGCCGAGATGTTCGTCCAGCATGGCACCCCGCCGACGCGAGGTCAGGGCACGGCCTGCGGAACGGGCTGCAAGTTCCCGAATCCGGCCGCGGGCACCTGGTACATCCTGGTTCGCGGCTTCACGACGTTCTCGGGCCTGAGCTTCTCCGCGGGGTATCCCAGCGTGCTGACGCTGGTGCCAGGACAACCGGTGCTCTACGGCAGCAACGCGCCCTACTACACCTTCGATATTCCCGAGGGTCAGACGGAAGCCAACATCACGCTGACGACCGACTACAACAACTGGGTCATCGTGAAGCAGGGCTCCTGGTCGACCGATTTCAGCGACGGCTGCCGGTCTCCGTGCAGGCTCTTCCGGCCCCAGGCCGGGCGCTATTACGTCACGGTGTATTACACGACCGGCATCGTCTACGGGACACTGGCCGGGTGGTACGGGGGCGGTCCGGTCGCCTCGCTGACGGACGGCGCTCCCGAGACCTTCACGGCCGGTGCGCAGCGTGAGTTCCGGTACTGGCGCATCGACGTCCCGGCGGGACAGTCGCAGCTGCGCGTGGACCACGCCTTCCAGCGCGGCACCCAGACGCGCCTGTATGTCCGGTACGGAGACGTCCCCGCGACGTTCCAGTACACGTGCCAGGCGGCTTCCTGGACGTACAACAACGTCCCTCCGGGGCAGACCTGCGTCATCGACAATCCGCAGGAGGGGGCGTGGTACGTCCTGGTGGCCAGCGAGTCCGCGCTCGATGGAACCGTCCGGGCGACGACCTCCTCCGGCATCCCGCTCATGGCTCCGGGATACGAGGAACAGCCGTTCTCGGGCGCACCGGGCCAGGAGCGCGTGTGGAAGGTCGAGGTTCCGGCCGGACTCAGCGACTTCCGGGTGATGCTCAGCGGCGGATATGGGAACGCGGACCTGTACGTGAAGTACGGCGAGGCCCCGGGCACGACGTACGACTGCGCATCCACCCGGCCCAACAACGAGGAGAACTGCGAGTTCGCCCAGCCGCAGCCGGGCACCTGGTACGTGGCCGTTCGCGGCACCGAGACCTTCAGTCAGGCTCGCCTGCTCACGACCTTCGCGAGCACCCCTGGTGAAGGCGTGAGGGCGCTGGCCAGCGGGGAGAACGTGGTGGCGCTCGCTGGCAACCCGGGCTCCGTCCAGTACTTCAAGGTGGAGGTGCCGGAGGGGAAGAACCGGCTGGTGGTGGGCATGTCAGGCGGCCGCGGCAACGCGGACCTCGCGGTCAGCCGGGGCGTGCGCCCGACGCTGACGGCGGCGGACTGCCGGAGCCAGGACCTCACCAGCCTGGAGGTCTGTGTCTTCGAGAACCCGGCGCCGGGAACGTGGCTCATTCGCGTGGACGGAAAGACGGACTTCAAGGACGTGGTGCTGACGGCCCGGTACAGCCTCACCAACGAAGTCATTCCGATGACGATTGGCACCCCGGTTCCGAACCTCTACATCGGCCCCAACGAAGCCCTGCTCTTCTCCGTCAGCATCCCCTCGTCCGCCGACTTCGTGCGGGTCGATGTCCAGTCGGGGGCGAATCCACCCACCGACGTGCGCTTCGCGGACATGACCTACAACAACGTCTTCACGTGCAACACGTCGGGTCGCTTCACGCAGTGCAGGGACAACTTCCTCTCCAGCTCCCCGGGGCAGCGACGCATTTCGGTCAAGTCCAAGACGCCGGCGACCGCGTCCTGGGGAAACATGGTCACCATCAGCGATGGCATCGATGGCTGGAACGATGACACGACCTTCGCGGCCTTGATGAATGGCGTGGCCGTGACGGAGCTGACCGGCAACGGCCAGTTCAAGATCAAGGTGCCTGCTGGCGCCACGAAGCTGACCATCACCACCCGGGGGCCCACCGGGACGTCGAGCGACCCGGGGCAGCTCTCCCTGTACGTCAAGGGTCTCAAGCCCGCCTCGAGCTCGCAGTACACCTGCGCTTCGACGGTGACGGGCATCTCGCAGGGGTGCAGTTGGACCAACCCGACGGCAGGAACCTGGTACCTCGCGACCTACTGGACCAGCGGGAGCTACGACGTGAAGGCCACGTTCGAATAG